One genomic segment of Odocoileus virginianus isolate 20LAN1187 ecotype Illinois chromosome 17, Ovbor_1.2, whole genome shotgun sequence includes these proteins:
- the C17H17orf107 gene encoding uncharacterized protein C17orf107 homolog isoform X2 yields the protein MKGTPSSLETLLWVYHFHSSTEVALQPPLLSSLELAAAAAHEYLEQRFRELKSLEPREQENTPAGKPTLGLVLREAAASVVNFGATLLEISTLWVQQELRRLDGGPGPGPDAGDPGGALARVAQATGQGALQVGAAAGASARLLLRGAWLCLCGRGLQGSASFLQQWQRQLDLGTPGEPQRYSGDLKLASSSTAEDGGPKNPPRSQPRPTSK from the exons ATGAAGGGGACCCCCAGTTCCCTGGAAACCCTGCTGTGGGTCTACCACTTCCACAGCTCCACGGAG GTGGCCCTCCAGCCCCCGCTTCTGTCTTCCCTGGAGCTCGCTGCGGCCGCAGCCCATGAGTATCTGGAGCAGAGGTTCAGAGAACTGAAGTCCCTGGAGCCTCGAGAGCAGGAGAACACGCCTGCCGGGAAGCCCACCCTGGGGCTAGTGCTAAGAGAAGCCGCGGCCAGCGTAGTGAACTTCGGGGCCACTTTGTTAGAG ATCTCAACCCTGTGGGTGCAGCAGGAGCTACGGCGACTAGACGGCGGCCCGGGTCCGGGGCCAGACGCTGGGGATCCGGGCGGAGCCCTGGCCCGGGTAGCCCAGGCCACGGGGCAGGGGGCTCTGCAAGTGGGGGCTGCAGCAGGCGCGAGCGCCCGGCTCCTGCTCCGAGGGGCCTGGCTATGCCTGTGTGGACGAGGTCTGCAGGGGTCCGCCTCATTCCTGCAACAGTGGCAACGCCAGCTGGACCTCGGAACCCCTGGGGAACCG CAGAGATACTCCGGAGACCTCAAGTTGGCGTCCAGCAGCACTGCAGAGGACGGGGGACCGAAGAACCCACCACGATCCCAGCCCCGCCCCACGTCCAAATAA
- the CHRNE gene encoding acetylcholine receptor subunit epsilon isoform X1 produces the protein MAGALLCALLLLPLLGRGEGKNEELRLYHYLFDNYDPGRRPVQEPEDTVTISLKVTLTNLISLNEKEETLTTSVWIGIDWQDYRLNYSKGDFGGVETLRVPSELVWLPEIVLENNIDGQFGVAYEANVLVSEGGYVSWLPPAIYRSTCAVEVTYFPFDWQNCSLVFRSQTYNAEEVEFVFAVDDEGETISKIDIDTEAYTENGEWAIDFCPGVIRRHDGDSAGGPGETDVIYSLIIRRKPLFYVINIIVPCVLISGLVLLAYFLPAQAGGQKCTVSINVLLAQTVFLFLIAQKIPETSLSVPLLGRYLIFVMVVATLIVMNCVIVLNVSLRTPTTHAMSPRLRHVLLELLPQLLGSGAAPEIPRAASPPRRASSLGLLLRAEELILKKPRSELVFEQQRHRHRTWTATLCQNLGAAAPEIRCCVDAVNFVASSTRDQEASGEEVSDWVRMGKALDNICFWAALVLFLMGSSLIFLGAYFNRVPQLPYPPCM, from the exons ATGGCAGGGGCTCTGCTCTGCGCCCTGCTCCTCTTGCCGCTTCTTG GCAGAGGTGAGGGGAAGAACGAGGAGCTGCGCCTTTACCACTACCTCTTCGACAACTATGACCCAGGacgccggccagtgcaggagcccGAGGACACTGTCACCATCTCCCTCAAAGTCACCCTGACCAACCTCATCTCCCTG AACGAGAAAGAGGAGACCCTCACCACCAGCGTCTGGATTGGAATC gACTGGCAAGATTACCGACTCAACTACAGCAAGGGCGACTTTGGGGGCGTAGAAACCCTGCGGGTCCCTTCAGAACTCGTATGGTTGCCAGAGATTGTGCTGGAAAACAA TATCGACGGCCAGTTCGGGGTGGCCTACGAGGCCAATGTGCTGGTCTCCGAGGGCGGCTACGTGAGCTGGTTGCCCCCGGCCATCTACCGCAGCACCTGCGCCGTGGAGGTCACCTACTTCCCTTTCGACTGGCAGAACTGCTCGCTTGTTTTCCG CTCCCAAACGTACAATGCCGAAGAGGTGGAGTTTGTCTTTGCGGTGGACGACGAGGGCGAGACCATCAGCAAGATCGATATCGACACTGAGGCCTATACCG AGAACGGCGAGTGGGCCATCGACTTCTGCCCCGGGGTGATCCGCCGCCACGACGGTGACTCTGCAGGTGGCCCAGGGGAAACTGACGTCATCTACTCGCTCATTATTCGCCGGAAGCCGCTATTCTACGTTATTAACATCATCGTGCCCTGCGTGCTCATCTCGGGCCTGGTGCTGCTCGCCTACTTCTTGCCCGCGCAGG CCGGCGGCCAGAAGTGCACCGTTTCCATCAACGTCCTGCTCGCCCAGACCGTCTTCTTGTTCCTgattgcccagaaaatcccagagACATCTCTGAGCGTGCCGCTGTTGGGCAG GTACCTCATTTTCGTCATGGTGGTTGCCACACTCATTGTCATGAATTGCGTCATCGTGCTCAACGTGTCATTGCGGACGCCCACCACTCACGCCATGTCCCCGCGGCTGCGCCAC gTGTTGCTGGAGCTGCTGCCACAACTCCTGGGCTCCGGCGCGGCCCCCGAGATCCCCCGGGCTGCCTCGCCCCCAAGGCGGGCGTCATCCCTGGGCCTACTGCTCCGCGCGGAGGAGCTGATACTGAAAAAGCCGCGGAGCGAACTCGTGTTTGAGCAGCAGAGGCACCGGCACAGAACCTGGACCG CTACCCTGTGCCAGAACCTGGGCGCTGCCGCCCCCGAGATCCGCTGCTGTGTGGATGCTGTGAACTTCGTGGCTTCGAGCACACGGGACCAGGAGGCCTCTGGCGAG gagGTGTCCGACTGGGTGCGCATGGGGAAGGCCCTTGACAACATCTGCTTCTGGGCCGCTCTGGTCCTCTTCCTCATGGGCTCCAGCCTCATCTTCCTCGGGGCCTACTTCAACCGAGTGCCCCAGCTGCCTTACCCGCCGTGTATGTAG
- the CHRNE gene encoding acetylcholine receptor subunit epsilon isoform X3 → MGWGQGTQDGAAASGSSQDVPGCSRGSQRAELTPSSPSLTHPGLPLSEPASAQNNWGPDSGMAGALLCALLLLPLLGRGEGKNEELRLYHYLFDNYDPGRRPVQEPEDTVTISLKVTLTNLISLNEKEETLTTSVWIGIDWQDYRLNYSKGDFGGVETLRVPSELVWLPEIVLENNIDGQFGVAYEANVLVSEGGYVSWLPPAIYRSTCAVEVTYFPFDWQNCSLVFRSQTYNAEEVEFVFAVDDEGETISKIDIDTEAYTENGEWAIDFCPGVIRRHDGDSAGGPGETDVIYSLIIRRKPLFYVINIIVPCVLISGLVLLAYFLPAQAGGQKCTVSINVLLAQTVFLFLIAQKIPETSLSVPLLGRYLIFVMVVATLIVMNCVIVLNVSLRTPTTHAMSPRLRHVLLELLPQLLGSGAAPEIPRAASPPRRASSLGLLLRAEELILKKPRSELVFEQQRHRHRTWTGGVRLGAHGEGP, encoded by the exons atggggtgggggcagggaactCAGGATGGGGCAGCTGCCTCTGGAAGCAGCCAAGATGTCCCTGGCTGCAGCAGGGGTAGCCAGAGAGCGGAACTAACACCCTCCTCCCCCTCGCTCACACACCCTGGCCTGCCCCTGTCCGAGCCTGCCAGCGCTCAGAATAACTGGGGACCAGACAGTGGAATGGCAGGGGCTCTGCTCTGCGCCCTGCTCCTCTTGCCGCTTCTTG GCAGAGGTGAGGGGAAGAACGAGGAGCTGCGCCTTTACCACTACCTCTTCGACAACTATGACCCAGGacgccggccagtgcaggagcccGAGGACACTGTCACCATCTCCCTCAAAGTCACCCTGACCAACCTCATCTCCCTG AACGAGAAAGAGGAGACCCTCACCACCAGCGTCTGGATTGGAATC gACTGGCAAGATTACCGACTCAACTACAGCAAGGGCGACTTTGGGGGCGTAGAAACCCTGCGGGTCCCTTCAGAACTCGTATGGTTGCCAGAGATTGTGCTGGAAAACAA TATCGACGGCCAGTTCGGGGTGGCCTACGAGGCCAATGTGCTGGTCTCCGAGGGCGGCTACGTGAGCTGGTTGCCCCCGGCCATCTACCGCAGCACCTGCGCCGTGGAGGTCACCTACTTCCCTTTCGACTGGCAGAACTGCTCGCTTGTTTTCCG CTCCCAAACGTACAATGCCGAAGAGGTGGAGTTTGTCTTTGCGGTGGACGACGAGGGCGAGACCATCAGCAAGATCGATATCGACACTGAGGCCTATACCG AGAACGGCGAGTGGGCCATCGACTTCTGCCCCGGGGTGATCCGCCGCCACGACGGTGACTCTGCAGGTGGCCCAGGGGAAACTGACGTCATCTACTCGCTCATTATTCGCCGGAAGCCGCTATTCTACGTTATTAACATCATCGTGCCCTGCGTGCTCATCTCGGGCCTGGTGCTGCTCGCCTACTTCTTGCCCGCGCAGG CCGGCGGCCAGAAGTGCACCGTTTCCATCAACGTCCTGCTCGCCCAGACCGTCTTCTTGTTCCTgattgcccagaaaatcccagagACATCTCTGAGCGTGCCGCTGTTGGGCAG GTACCTCATTTTCGTCATGGTGGTTGCCACACTCATTGTCATGAATTGCGTCATCGTGCTCAACGTGTCATTGCGGACGCCCACCACTCACGCCATGTCCCCGCGGCTGCGCCAC gTGTTGCTGGAGCTGCTGCCACAACTCCTGGGCTCCGGCGCGGCCCCCGAGATCCCCCGGGCTGCCTCGCCCCCAAGGCGGGCGTCATCCCTGGGCCTACTGCTCCGCGCGGAGGAGCTGATACTGAAAAAGCCGCGGAGCGAACTCGTGTTTGAGCAGCAGAGGCACCGGCACAGAACCTGGACCG gagGTGTCCGACTGGGTGCGCATGGGGAAGGCCCTTGA
- the C17H17orf107 gene encoding uncharacterized protein C17orf107 homolog isoform X3, translating to MKGTPSSLETLLWVYHFHSSTEVALQPPLLSSLELAAAAAHEYLEQRFRELKSLEPREQENTPAGKPTLGLVLREAAASVVNFGATLLEISTLWVQQELRRLDGGPGPGPDAGDPGGALARVAQATGQGALQVGAAAGASARLLLRGAWLCLCGRGLQGSASFLQQWQRQLDLGTPGEPRYSGDLKLASSSTAEDGGPKNPPRSQPRPTSK from the exons ATGAAGGGGACCCCCAGTTCCCTGGAAACCCTGCTGTGGGTCTACCACTTCCACAGCTCCACGGAG GTGGCCCTCCAGCCCCCGCTTCTGTCTTCCCTGGAGCTCGCTGCGGCCGCAGCCCATGAGTATCTGGAGCAGAGGTTCAGAGAACTGAAGTCCCTGGAGCCTCGAGAGCAGGAGAACACGCCTGCCGGGAAGCCCACCCTGGGGCTAGTGCTAAGAGAAGCCGCGGCCAGCGTAGTGAACTTCGGGGCCACTTTGTTAGAG ATCTCAACCCTGTGGGTGCAGCAGGAGCTACGGCGACTAGACGGCGGCCCGGGTCCGGGGCCAGACGCTGGGGATCCGGGCGGAGCCCTGGCCCGGGTAGCCCAGGCCACGGGGCAGGGGGCTCTGCAAGTGGGGGCTGCAGCAGGCGCGAGCGCCCGGCTCCTGCTCCGAGGGGCCTGGCTATGCCTGTGTGGACGAGGTCTGCAGGGGTCCGCCTCATTCCTGCAACAGTGGCAACGCCAGCTGGACCTCGGAACCCCTGGGGAACCG AGATACTCCGGAGACCTCAAGTTGGCGTCCAGCAGCACTGCAGAGGACGGGGGACCGAAGAACCCACCACGATCCCAGCCCCGCCCCACGTCCAAATAA
- the CHRNE gene encoding acetylcholine receptor subunit epsilon isoform X2 — protein MDTLLLPNSAGGNCICVTLAGLWVVLSVAGKGCHLCRAADSEDTSAVLKAGPSTPPLPGRGEGKNEELRLYHYLFDNYDPGRRPVQEPEDTVTISLKVTLTNLISLNEKEETLTTSVWIGIDWQDYRLNYSKGDFGGVETLRVPSELVWLPEIVLENNIDGQFGVAYEANVLVSEGGYVSWLPPAIYRSTCAVEVTYFPFDWQNCSLVFRSQTYNAEEVEFVFAVDDEGETISKIDIDTEAYTENGEWAIDFCPGVIRRHDGDSAGGPGETDVIYSLIIRRKPLFYVINIIVPCVLISGLVLLAYFLPAQAGGQKCTVSINVLLAQTVFLFLIAQKIPETSLSVPLLGRYLIFVMVVATLIVMNCVIVLNVSLRTPTTHAMSPRLRHVLLELLPQLLGSGAAPEIPRAASPPRRASSLGLLLRAEELILKKPRSELVFEQQRHRHRTWTATLCQNLGAAAPEIRCCVDAVNFVASSTRDQEASGEEVSDWVRMGKALDNICFWAALVLFLMGSSLIFLGAYFNRVPQLPYPPCM, from the exons ATGGACACTCTGCTTTTGCCAAACTCTGCCGGCGGAAACTGCATTTGTGTGACCTTGGCTGGGCTATGGGTAGTGCTGAGTGTAGCAGGCAAGGGGTGTCACCTGTGCAGGGCAGCTGACTCAGAGGACACCAGTGCAGTGTTGAAAGCAGGACCTTCCACACCCCCTCTGCCAG GCAGAGGTGAGGGGAAGAACGAGGAGCTGCGCCTTTACCACTACCTCTTCGACAACTATGACCCAGGacgccggccagtgcaggagcccGAGGACACTGTCACCATCTCCCTCAAAGTCACCCTGACCAACCTCATCTCCCTG AACGAGAAAGAGGAGACCCTCACCACCAGCGTCTGGATTGGAATC gACTGGCAAGATTACCGACTCAACTACAGCAAGGGCGACTTTGGGGGCGTAGAAACCCTGCGGGTCCCTTCAGAACTCGTATGGTTGCCAGAGATTGTGCTGGAAAACAA TATCGACGGCCAGTTCGGGGTGGCCTACGAGGCCAATGTGCTGGTCTCCGAGGGCGGCTACGTGAGCTGGTTGCCCCCGGCCATCTACCGCAGCACCTGCGCCGTGGAGGTCACCTACTTCCCTTTCGACTGGCAGAACTGCTCGCTTGTTTTCCG CTCCCAAACGTACAATGCCGAAGAGGTGGAGTTTGTCTTTGCGGTGGACGACGAGGGCGAGACCATCAGCAAGATCGATATCGACACTGAGGCCTATACCG AGAACGGCGAGTGGGCCATCGACTTCTGCCCCGGGGTGATCCGCCGCCACGACGGTGACTCTGCAGGTGGCCCAGGGGAAACTGACGTCATCTACTCGCTCATTATTCGCCGGAAGCCGCTATTCTACGTTATTAACATCATCGTGCCCTGCGTGCTCATCTCGGGCCTGGTGCTGCTCGCCTACTTCTTGCCCGCGCAGG CCGGCGGCCAGAAGTGCACCGTTTCCATCAACGTCCTGCTCGCCCAGACCGTCTTCTTGTTCCTgattgcccagaaaatcccagagACATCTCTGAGCGTGCCGCTGTTGGGCAG GTACCTCATTTTCGTCATGGTGGTTGCCACACTCATTGTCATGAATTGCGTCATCGTGCTCAACGTGTCATTGCGGACGCCCACCACTCACGCCATGTCCCCGCGGCTGCGCCAC gTGTTGCTGGAGCTGCTGCCACAACTCCTGGGCTCCGGCGCGGCCCCCGAGATCCCCCGGGCTGCCTCGCCCCCAAGGCGGGCGTCATCCCTGGGCCTACTGCTCCGCGCGGAGGAGCTGATACTGAAAAAGCCGCGGAGCGAACTCGTGTTTGAGCAGCAGAGGCACCGGCACAGAACCTGGACCG CTACCCTGTGCCAGAACCTGGGCGCTGCCGCCCCCGAGATCCGCTGCTGTGTGGATGCTGTGAACTTCGTGGCTTCGAGCACACGGGACCAGGAGGCCTCTGGCGAG gagGTGTCCGACTGGGTGCGCATGGGGAAGGCCCTTGACAACATCTGCTTCTGGGCCGCTCTGGTCCTCTTCCTCATGGGCTCCAGCCTCATCTTCCTCGGGGCCTACTTCAACCGAGTGCCCCAGCTGCCTTACCCGCCGTGTATGTAG